One genomic segment of Candidatus Fukatsuia endosymbiont of Tuberolachnus salignus includes these proteins:
- the glyQ gene encoding glycine--tRNA ligase subunit alpha: MQQFDNQSFQRLILTLQDYWARQGCTLVQSLDMEVGAGTSHPMTCLRALGPEPIAAAYVQPSRRPTDGRYGENPNRLQHYYQFQVIIKPSPDNIQTLYLDSLRELGLDPKLHDIRFVEDNWENPTLGAWGLGWEVWLDGMEITQFTYFQQVGGLECKPVTGEITYGLERLAMYIQGVDSVYDLLWSDGPLGKTTYGDIYHQNEVEQSTYNFEYADVNFLFSCFEQYEKEAQSLLALEKPLPLPAYERILKAGHTFNLLDARKAISVTERQRYILRIRTLTKAVAEAYYSSREALGFPMCKKIRTKRL; the protein is encoded by the coding sequence ATGCAACAGTTTGATAACCAAAGCTTTCAGCGCTTAATTTTGACATTACAGGACTATTGGGCGCGTCAGGGCTGTACCCTTGTACAATCACTAGATATGGAAGTCGGCGCGGGGACTTCTCATCCCATGACCTGCCTACGCGCACTTGGCCCTGAACCCATTGCCGCTGCCTATGTGCAGCCTTCACGGCGCCCCACTGATGGGCGCTATGGCGAAAACCCGAACCGGTTACAACATTATTATCAGTTCCAAGTCATCATTAAACCTTCGCCTGACAATATTCAAACGCTTTATTTAGATTCGCTACGCGAGTTGGGCCTTGATCCCAAACTCCATGATATTCGCTTCGTTGAAGATAATTGGGAAAACCCAACACTGGGTGCCTGGGGTTTAGGTTGGGAAGTATGGCTTGACGGTATGGAAATCACCCAATTTACCTATTTTCAGCAAGTCGGCGGTTTGGAGTGTAAACCCGTTACCGGTGAAATCACTTACGGCCTGGAACGCCTGGCAATGTATATTCAGGGTGTAGACAGCGTTTACGATTTGCTGTGGTCTGATGGCCCCTTGGGTAAAACCACTTACGGGGATATCTATCATCAGAACGAAGTAGAACAATCTACCTATAATTTCGAATACGCCGATGTGAATTTTTTATTCTCCTGTTTTGAGCAATATGAAAAAGAAGCACAATCACTGTTAGCATTGGAAAAGCCCCTGCCACTGCCCGCTTATGAGCGTATTTTGAAAGCAGGGCATACCTTTAATTTGCTAGACGCACGTAAAGCTATTTCAGTGACTGAGCGTCAACGCTATATTCTACGCATCCGAACACTGACTAAAGCCGTCGCTGAAGCTTATTACAGTTCGCGCGAAGCGTTGGGCTTTCCTATGTGTAAAAAAATAAGAACTAAGAGGCTGTGA
- the glyS gene encoding glycine--tRNA ligase subunit beta, which produces MTQQTFLVEIGTEELPPKALRTLAQSFADNFTAELDNAHLLHGKVRWFATPRRLALQVENLSPLQTDQEIEKRGPAIAQAYDAAGKPTKAAEGWARGCGITLNQAERLLTEKGEWLSYRAYIKGKPAKLLLVEMVKSALSKLPIAKLMRWGDKATQFVRPVHTVTLLLGSELITGTVLGIDSNRILYGHRFMAEAQFSIHHAQEYLQILRVRGAVIADYEERKAQIKHDVQRAAQKIGGVADLSDSLLEEVTSLVEWPVVLTAKFEEKFLAVPAEALVYTMKGDQKYFPVYDAQGHLLPHFIFVANIASTDPQQIISGNEKVVRPRLADAEFFFNTDRKNRLVDHLPRLETVLFQQRLGTLRDKTDRVAALAGWVAAQIGADASQATRAGLLSKCDLMTNMVFEFTDTQGFMGMHYARHDGETEDVALALKEQYQPRFAGDTLPTQPVSCALAIADKIDTLVGIFGIDQPPKGDKDPFALRRAALGVLRIIVHHNLPLDLQTLSENAADLYVSNNVSKLSNKNVVADVVEFMLNRFRAWYQEEGHSIDTIQAVLASRPTKPADFNARMQAISYFRTLDAAAALAAANKRVSNILAKSTDTLNDQVNAAVLKEVAELKLATHLVVLRDQLEPLLARGRYQEALVELAALRETVDEFFDNVMVMAEDKTVRVNRLTLLSKLRALFLQIADISLLQ; this is translated from the coding sequence ATGACTCAACAGACTTTCCTCGTGGAAATCGGCACCGAAGAGTTGCCACCGAAGGCACTGCGTACGCTGGCGCAATCTTTTGCCGACAATTTTACCGCTGAACTGGATAATGCCCATTTACTGCATGGCAAGGTGCGTTGGTTTGCTACCCCCCGCCGTTTGGCACTACAGGTAGAAAATTTAAGCCCGCTTCAGACTGATCAGGAAATAGAAAAACGTGGCCCTGCAATCGCTCAAGCCTACGATGCCGCAGGTAAACCCACCAAAGCAGCTGAAGGCTGGGCGCGAGGCTGTGGCATTACCCTAAACCAAGCAGAACGTTTGTTAACAGAGAAAGGCGAGTGGCTGTCGTATCGTGCTTACATTAAAGGCAAACCAGCCAAGTTATTGCTGGTAGAGATGGTTAAGAGTGCGCTGAGTAAGTTACCGATCGCCAAGCTAATGCGGTGGGGTGATAAAGCGACACAATTCGTACGTCCCGTCCATACGGTGACCCTATTGCTAGGCAGCGAATTAATTACCGGCACTGTGTTAGGAATTGACTCAAATCGTATCCTCTACGGTCATCGCTTTATGGCTGAAGCACAATTCAGTATTCATCACGCCCAAGAGTATCTACAAATTCTTCGCGTGCGCGGTGCGGTGATCGCTGATTATGAGGAGCGTAAAGCACAAATTAAGCATGATGTGCAACGAGCAGCGCAAAAAATTGGCGGTGTTGCCGATCTCAGTGATAGCTTGCTAGAAGAAGTGACTTCACTGGTTGAGTGGCCAGTGGTGTTAACAGCAAAATTTGAAGAAAAATTCTTGGCCGTACCCGCAGAAGCTTTGGTTTATACCATGAAAGGAGACCAAAAATACTTTCCCGTGTATGACGCCCAGGGTCACTTGTTACCACACTTTATTTTTGTGGCCAATATTGCATCAACCGATCCACAACAGATTATCTCGGGTAATGAGAAAGTGGTGCGACCTCGTTTAGCGGATGCCGAATTCTTTTTTAACACTGACCGAAAAAACCGTCTGGTAGATCATTTACCACGTTTGGAAACGGTGCTCTTTCAACAACGATTGGGAACGCTGCGCGATAAAACCGATCGAGTGGCAGCATTAGCAGGCTGGGTCGCCGCTCAGATTGGTGCCGATGCGAGTCAGGCAACCCGGGCGGGCTTGTTATCCAAATGTGATTTGATGACGAATATGGTCTTCGAATTTACCGATACACAAGGTTTTATGGGGATGCATTATGCTCGCCACGACGGTGAAACAGAAGATGTGGCACTAGCATTGAAGGAACAATATCAACCACGTTTTGCCGGTGATACATTGCCAACACAACCCGTTTCTTGTGCGTTAGCCATTGCCGATAAGATAGATACCCTGGTAGGGATCTTCGGTATCGATCAACCACCAAAAGGTGATAAAGATCCTTTTGCGCTGCGGCGGGCCGCTTTAGGTGTGCTGCGTATTATTGTTCACCATAATTTGCCGTTAGATCTACAAACTCTCAGCGAAAACGCAGCGGATCTCTATGTTAGCAACAACGTTAGCAAATTGAGTAACAAAAATGTGGTGGCTGATGTGGTTGAATTTATGTTAAATCGCTTCCGAGCCTGGTATCAGGAAGAAGGACACAGTATTGATACCATTCAAGCAGTTCTGGCATCTCGTCCAACCAAACCCGCCGACTTCAATGCACGTATGCAAGCCATCAGCTATTTTCGTACGCTGGACGCGGCAGCGGCTTTGGCGGCAGCCAATAAACGGGTGTCTAATATTTTAGCCAAATCCACGGATACTCTGAACGATCAAGTCAATGCAGCAGTGCTAAAGGAAGTGGCTGAGCTCAAACTGGCAACACATTTGGTGGTGCTACGTGATCAATTGGAACCCTTGCTGGCTCGTGGTCGTTATCAAGAGGCCTTGGTCGAGTTGGCCGCATTACGGGAAACCGTCGATGAATTTTTTGATAACGTGATGGTGATGGCTGAAGATAAAACCGTGCGCGTGAATCGTTTAACTTTACTCAGCAAACTGCGTGCCCTGTTTTTGCAAATCGCAGATATCTCGCTGTTGCAATAA
- a CDS encoding ester cyclase codes for MDKQDIAVAEKWFEEFWEKGNASIVDELAIDKVLLCYPLTGKLSGKEALKEKILAFHRVFTRSHFELVDKCVGDDKVVARWQASATYTGKFGDLPEAKDKKIKFSGISILQIVDGKVVVDRGEEDRLAILQQIASQTVP; via the coding sequence ATGGATAAACAAGATATTGCTGTCGCGGAGAAATGGTTCGAGGAGTTTTGGGAGAAAGGAAATGCTTCAATTGTTGACGAATTGGCTATTGACAAGGTGTTGCTTTGCTACCCGTTGACGGGAAAGCTGTCCGGCAAAGAAGCGTTGAAAGAAAAGATCCTCGCTTTTCATCGTGTTTTTACCCGCAGTCATTTTGAACTGGTTGATAAGTGTGTAGGTGATGACAAAGTGGTTGCTCGCTGGCAAGCCAGTGCTACCTATACGGGGAAGTTTGGTGACTTACCTGAGGCCAAGGATAAAAAAATTAAATTTAGCGGCATTTCCATTTTGCAGATTGTTGACGGTAAGGTTGTTGTAGATAGAGGAGAAGAAGATCGACTGGCGATACTGCAACAGATAGCGTCACAGACAGTGCCGTAA
- the kdsD gene encoding arabinose-5-phosphate isomerase KdsD, whose product MSNVELPQGTHFQQAGKRVLEVERNALAQLDQYINEDFSRACEKIFQCRGKIVVMGVGKSGHIGRKIAATLASTGTPAFFVHPTEAGHGDLGMVGSGDIVLAISNSGESDEMLSLIPMLKRQHIPLICMSSNPDSRIGKVSDIHLCIKVAEEACPLGLAPTTSTTATLVMGDALAVALLEARDFTREDFARSHPGGTLGRKLLLRVSDIMHTGDQIPYVDSDALLRDALLEITRKKLGLTVICNNLMTIEGIFTDGDLRRVFDMDINLNDAKIADVMTRGGIRVGANILAVDALNLMQARSITGLLVAEGDTLLGIVHMHDMLKAGVV is encoded by the coding sequence ATGTCCAACGTTGAATTACCACAGGGTACTCATTTCCAACAAGCCGGGAAAAGAGTATTAGAGGTTGAGCGCAACGCGCTGGCACAGCTCGATCAATATATCAACGAAGATTTCTCCCGTGCCTGTGAAAAAATTTTCCAGTGTCGTGGCAAAATTGTCGTGATGGGAGTAGGTAAATCAGGCCACATTGGCAGAAAAATAGCAGCGACTCTCGCTAGCACCGGCACTCCCGCTTTTTTCGTCCATCCCACGGAAGCCGGTCACGGTGATCTTGGCATGGTAGGTTCAGGAGATATTGTTCTAGCCATTTCAAATTCTGGTGAATCCGATGAAATGCTGTCCCTGATCCCAATGCTAAAACGCCAACATATCCCCCTTATTTGTATGAGCAGTAATCCTGACAGCCGCATTGGTAAAGTATCAGATATCCATCTGTGTATTAAAGTAGCAGAAGAAGCTTGCCCGCTGGGACTAGCACCGACTACCAGCACCACCGCTACGCTGGTTATGGGTGATGCACTCGCCGTAGCATTGTTAGAGGCACGTGATTTTACCCGGGAGGATTTTGCGCGTTCTCATCCGGGGGGAACCCTTGGACGAAAACTGCTATTACGTGTCAGTGATATTATGCATACTGGCGATCAAATCCCGTATGTTGACTCCGATGCATTATTGCGTGACGCATTGCTGGAAATTACGCGCAAAAAACTCGGTTTAACCGTTATCTGTAATAATTTGATGACAATTGAAGGAATCTTTACCGATGGTGATTTACGGCGAGTATTTGATATGGATATTAATCTCAATGACGCCAAAATTGCTGACGTTATGACCCGAGGCGGCATACGTGTCGGCGCGAATATACTGGCGGTGGATGCCCTCAACCTCATGCAGGCACGCAGTATCACCGGTTTATTGGTGGCTGAGGGTGATACCTTATTGGGCATAGTGCACATGCATGACATGCTAAAAGCGGGGGTTGTATAG
- the kdsC gene encoding 3-deoxy-manno-octulosonate-8-phosphatase KdsC, which translates to MNKFIHTDYGDVQQEIVKRAANIRLLICDVDGVLSNGLLYMGNQGEELKAFHVHDGYGIRCLKNCGIEVAIITAGSTQLVEDRAKMLKIAHVYQGQEDKRVAYNELLTILDCKPEEVAYIGDDLIDWPVMKEVGLSVAVANAHPRLLANAHYVTHLAGGYGAVRELCDLILLANEKLEGA; encoded by the coding sequence ATGAATAAATTTATACATACCGACTACGGAGACGTACAACAAGAGATTGTTAAACGTGCTGCCAATATCCGTTTACTGATTTGTGATGTCGATGGTGTACTATCAAATGGTTTATTGTATATGGGGAACCAAGGTGAAGAACTGAAAGCTTTTCATGTCCATGATGGTTATGGTATCCGTTGTTTAAAAAACTGTGGTATTGAAGTTGCTATTATAACCGCGGGCTCTACCCAACTGGTGGAAGATCGAGCAAAAATGTTGAAAATTGCTCACGTTTACCAAGGTCAAGAAGATAAGCGTGTCGCCTATAATGAGCTGTTAACCATACTTGACTGCAAACCTGAAGAAGTCGCTTATATTGGTGATGATTTGATTGACTGGCCTGTAATGAAAGAAGTGGGTTTATCCGTTGCCGTGGCAAATGCGCATCCTAGATTGTTGGCTAACGCACACTATGTCACTCACCTTGCCGGCGGTTATGGAGCAGTACGCGAGCTATGCGATCTCATCTTGTTGGCTAATGAGAAGCTTGAGGGAGCATAA
- the lptC gene encoding LPS export ABC transporter periplasmic protein LptC gives MSKIRIGVTLLLAIIVLVLIGYNSGINQRRKPSDIDNDQPTYQSQQTVTTVYHPDGKLHYKLVAKDAQNYAHDYVDDNADNHARNATPNVTSQPVTWFSQPVMTLFDENAVGSWMIKADRAKLTDDKILYLYGHVEVNSLTANSQLQKIETNNAQINLINQDVSSDDEVTLYGIGFTANGMKMRGNLRSQTAELIEKVKTYYEIQK, from the coding sequence ATGAGTAAAATAAGGATCGGGGTAACGCTGCTACTGGCTATTATCGTTTTAGTGCTGATTGGCTACAATTCCGGCATTAATCAGCGGCGAAAACCAAGTGATATTGACAATGATCAACCCACTTATCAAAGTCAGCAGACGGTTACTACTGTGTATCATCCAGATGGTAAACTACATTACAAATTGGTGGCGAAAGATGCACAAAACTATGCTCATGATTATGTCGATGATAATGCTGATAATCACGCTCGTAACGCAACACCAAACGTGACGAGCCAGCCCGTTACCTGGTTTAGCCAGCCAGTAATGACGCTGTTTGATGAAAACGCAGTGGGCAGCTGGATGATAAAAGCTGATCGCGCCAAACTCACCGATGATAAGATACTCTATCTGTACGGTCATGTTGAGGTTAATAGTTTAACGGCGAACTCACAACTGCAAAAAATTGAAACCAATAATGCTCAGATTAACTTAATCAATCAGGACGTTTCCTCCGATGATGAAGTTACCCTGTATGGCATTGGGTTTACTGCCAATGGTATGAAAATGCGCGGAAATTTACGCAGTCAGACCGCAGAACTGATCGAGAAGGTTAAGACCTATTATGAAATCCAAAAATAA
- the lptA gene encoding lipopolysaccharide ABC transporter substrate-binding protein LptA: MKSKNKIHNILLASLFSISLLAVNLPPALALTNDNEQPINITSDKQSLDIPNNVSTFTDNVIITQGSIEIKADKVVVTHPSGDQNKTVVEGFADPVTFYQMQDNGKAVSGHGQKLRYELANQLLVLTGNAYLKQLDSDIKADRITYLVDKQQMEAFSDKGKRVTTVLLPAQLQDKGSKTPDLKKGK, encoded by the coding sequence ATGAAATCCAAAAATAAGATCCATAACATTTTACTTGCTAGCCTATTTTCAATTTCACTTTTAGCCGTCAACTTGCCGCCCGCCTTGGCATTAACCAACGACAATGAGCAGCCGATTAATATTACATCCGATAAACAATCGTTAGATATACCCAATAATGTTTCAACGTTTACCGATAATGTGATCATCACGCAAGGTTCTATTGAGATCAAAGCCGATAAGGTTGTGGTGACTCACCCTAGTGGAGACCAAAATAAAACGGTGGTTGAAGGTTTTGCTGATCCGGTCACTTTTTATCAAATGCAGGATAACGGTAAAGCGGTAAGCGGTCATGGTCAAAAACTACGTTATGAGCTTGCTAACCAATTGCTGGTGTTAACAGGTAATGCTTATCTAAAACAGTTGGATAGTGATATTAAAGCTGATCGTATTACTTATTTAGTCGATAAACAGCAAATGGAAGCATTTAGTGATAAGGGTAAGCGTGTAACTACCGTATTATTACCCGCTCAGTTACAGGACAAAGGGTCTAAAACACCAGATCTTAAAAAGGGTAAATAA
- the lptB gene encoding LPS export ABC transporter ATP-binding protein: MASLIAKNVAKSYKGRSVVKDVSLTVNSGEIVGLLGPNGAGKTTTFYMVVGMVPLDAGHILIDEEDISLLPLHERARRGIGYLPQEASIFRRLSVYYNLMAVLEIRKDLSPQQRKEQAEALMEEFHISHLRDSLGQSLSGGERRRVEIARALAADPKFILLDEPFAGVDPISVIDIKKIIKQLRDSGLGVLITDHNVRETLDVCKRAYIVSQGHLIAHGTPQKILADEQVKRVYLGAEFRL, encoded by the coding sequence ATGGCAAGCTTGATCGCAAAAAATGTAGCCAAGTCTTATAAAGGCCGTAGCGTCGTTAAAGACGTGAGTTTGACAGTAAACTCAGGTGAAATTGTGGGCCTATTAGGTCCCAATGGGGCCGGTAAGACAACGACTTTTTATATGGTCGTCGGCATGGTGCCTCTCGATGCCGGACATATTCTGATAGATGAAGAAGATATCAGTTTGCTGCCTTTGCACGAACGCGCTCGACGTGGTATCGGTTATTTGCCACAGGAAGCCTCTATTTTTCGCCGTCTGAGCGTTTACTATAATCTAATGGCGGTGTTAGAAATTCGTAAAGACCTGTCGCCACAGCAACGTAAAGAGCAAGCGGAAGCGTTGATGGAAGAGTTCCACATCTCTCATTTACGCGATAGTCTAGGCCAATCGCTATCTGGTGGAGAACGTCGCCGAGTCGAAATCGCCCGGGCGTTGGCAGCTGATCCTAAGTTTATTTTGCTTGATGAACCCTTCGCCGGTGTCGATCCTATTTCGGTTATTGATATCAAAAAAATTATCAAACAATTGCGTGATAGTGGTTTGGGTGTTTTGATTACCGATCACAATGTACGTGAAACACTGGATGTCTGTAAGCGAGCCTATATCGTCAGCCAGGGACATCTTATCGCGCACGGTACACCACAGAAAATTTTAGCGGACGAGCAGGTTAAACGGGTTTATTTAGGCGCTGAATTTCGCCTCTGA
- the rpoN gene encoding RNA polymerase factor sigma-54 — protein MKQGLQLRLGQQLAMTPQLQQAIRLLQLSTLELQQEVQQMLESNPLLEQTDIHQEIDTKEIIDSIDQDTCEALEQNEIPEELPLDTTWDEIYTANTPSSMRNDYSDDDLPVYQGETTQSLQDYLMWQVALTPFSDTDTAIATSIVDAVDETGYLTVPLEDVLESTGNPELTLDEVEVVLKRMQHFDPIGVAARDLRECLSVQLSQYAKDTPYLIEARLIVSNYLDLLGNRDFRTMIRLSRLKEQVLKEAIALIQSLDPRPGQSISSGTSEYVIPDIIVRKEGNSWAVELNADSLPRLKINQHYAAMSGSVLNDNDNQFIRSNLQEARWLIKSLESRHETLLKVARCIVDQQIEFFENGEEFMKPMVLADIAHTVDMHESTISRVTTQKFLHSPRGIFELKYFFSSHVNTESGGEASSTAIRALVKKLVAAEDPAKPLSDSKLTLSLCEQGIIVARRTVAKYRESLSIPPSNQRKQLI, from the coding sequence ATGAAGCAAGGTTTGCAACTCCGTCTCGGCCAGCAATTGGCGATGACCCCACAACTCCAACAGGCAATCCGTCTGTTGCAGCTTTCGACGCTTGAACTGCAACAAGAAGTACAACAGATGTTGGAAAGCAATCCTCTGCTAGAGCAAACCGATATTCATCAGGAAATTGACACAAAAGAAATTATCGATTCTATCGATCAGGATACGTGCGAAGCGCTAGAACAAAATGAGATACCCGAAGAATTGCCGCTAGATACAACCTGGGACGAAATTTACACCGCCAACACCCCGTCGAGCATGCGTAATGACTACAGTGATGATGATTTGCCCGTTTATCAAGGGGAAACCACTCAAAGCCTGCAAGATTACCTCATGTGGCAGGTGGCTTTAACCCCTTTTTCAGACACCGATACCGCCATCGCCACCTCTATTGTTGATGCGGTAGACGAAACCGGATACCTTACCGTACCACTGGAGGATGTGCTTGAAAGTACCGGAAATCCCGAACTGACCCTCGATGAAGTGGAAGTCGTGTTAAAAAGGATGCAACATTTTGATCCTATTGGTGTTGCGGCACGTGATTTACGTGAGTGTTTATCCGTACAGCTCTCGCAGTACGCCAAAGACACGCCTTATCTGATCGAAGCGCGTTTAATCGTCAGCAATTATCTCGATTTATTGGGTAATCGCGATTTCCGTACCATGATCCGTTTAAGTCGACTAAAAGAACAGGTACTTAAAGAAGCCATCGCCCTGATCCAATCGTTGGATCCACGTCCAGGGCAGTCGATTAGTAGCGGCACATCTGAGTATGTGATCCCAGATATTATCGTACGTAAAGAGGGTAATAGCTGGGCGGTGGAGTTGAATGCTGATAGTTTGCCACGCTTAAAAATCAATCAGCATTATGCTGCTATGAGTGGCAGTGTACTTAACGATAACGATAATCAGTTTATTCGTAGTAATCTACAAGAGGCAAGATGGTTGATAAAAAGTTTAGAAAGCCGCCATGAAACGTTATTGAAAGTCGCTCGTTGTATTGTCGATCAACAGATTGAATTTTTTGAAAACGGTGAAGAATTCATGAAACCAATGGTGCTGGCTGATATCGCCCATACCGTGGATATGCATGAATCAACGATATCCCGTGTTACCACTCAAAAATTTCTTCACAGCCCTCGAGGTATTTTTGAGTTAAAGTACTTCTTCTCCAGTCACGTGAATACCGAAAGTGGAGGTGAAGCCTCTTCTACGGCAATTCGAGCGTTGGTGAAAAAGTTGGTAGCGGCAGAGGATCCTGCCAAGCCACTCAGTGACAGTAAATTAACCCTGTCGCTATGTGAACAGGGTATTATCGTGGCTCGGCGCACTGTTGCAAAATATAGAGAATCATTATCCATACCCCCGTCAAATCAACGTAAACAATTGATTTAA
- the hpf gene encoding ribosome hibernation promoting factor, with amino-acid sequence MQLNITGHNIEITDSLRKFVTTKFNKLAKFEQYSDYIQQIYVTLSVEKVQQIAEATVHVHGGNLRATSEQEDMYAAIDTLIDKLTRQLRKHKDKLKKH; translated from the coding sequence ATGCAGCTCAATATAACCGGACATAACATAGAGATTACTGATTCACTGCGCAAGTTTGTCACCACAAAATTTAACAAGCTGGCCAAATTTGAACAATATTCTGACTATATTCAGCAAATATACGTGACCCTAAGCGTAGAAAAAGTGCAACAGATCGCAGAGGCAACGGTACATGTGCATGGTGGGAATCTACGTGCCACCTCAGAGCAGGAAGATATGTATGCAGCAATTGACACACTGATCGATAAACTGACCCGTCAGCTTAGAAAACATAAAGACAAATTAAAAAAACATTAA
- the ptsN gene encoding PTS IIA-like nitrogen regulatory protein PtsN, with translation MIDDYTMQLHSVLNVECTKIQSPEECSSKKRALEIISELAAKQLGLQTQVVFDALLTRERLGSTGIGNGIAIPHGKLKEDTLRAVGVFIRLKQPIAFESTDNQPVDLLFALLVPADQCKIHLHTLSLVANKLADRAVCRALRTVESDEELYQIITEPPQEKP, from the coding sequence ATGATCGACGATTATACAATGCAACTGCACTCGGTACTCAATGTCGAATGCACTAAGATCCAAAGCCCCGAAGAGTGTTCAAGCAAAAAACGGGCTTTAGAAATTATCAGTGAGCTGGCCGCCAAACAGCTAGGCCTACAAACGCAGGTTGTCTTTGACGCGCTGTTAACACGTGAACGTTTAGGCAGTACAGGGATTGGTAATGGTATTGCTATCCCACATGGAAAATTAAAAGAAGATACATTACGTGCTGTCGGTGTATTTATTCGCCTTAAGCAGCCCATCGCCTTCGAATCCACTGATAACCAACCCGTTGATCTGTTATTCGCTTTGCTGGTGCCGGCAGATCAATGTAAAATCCACCTACACACGTTATCTTTGGTCGCCAATAAATTAGCCGATAGGGCCGTGTGTCGTGCTTTACGTACGGTTGAAAGTGATGAGGAGCTTTATCAAATCATCACCGAGCCGCCTCAGGAAAAGCCCTGA
- the rapZ gene encoding RNase adapter RapZ, whose translation MVLVIISGRSGSGKSFALRALEDMGFYCVDNLPVVLLPQLAEILVERKKPAAVSIDVRNMPESPEVFKSVMEQLPACFSPQLLFLDADNKTLIRRYSDTRRQHPLLDRNSSLEIEHTRSLADEDLSLENAIAQESTLLESLRSRADLVIDTSEMSVHELANILRARLIGKRERELTIVFESFGFKHGLPIDADYVFDVRFLPNPHWDPKLRPMTGLDKPVVAFLARHVEIHNFIYQTRSYLETCLPMLEANNRSYLTIAIGCTGGKHRSVYITEQLADYFRSRGKHVQSRHRTLEKRK comes from the coding sequence ATGGTACTTGTGATTATCAGTGGCCGTTCCGGTTCAGGAAAGTCTTTCGCCTTACGTGCATTGGAAGACATGGGCTTTTATTGTGTCGATAACTTGCCCGTAGTGCTGCTACCGCAGTTGGCAGAGATACTTGTCGAAAGGAAGAAGCCTGCTGCGGTAAGTATTGACGTGCGTAACATGCCTGAATCGCCCGAGGTATTTAAATCTGTGATGGAACAACTGCCTGCATGTTTTTCCCCACAGTTGCTGTTTTTGGATGCCGATAATAAGACACTGATCCGACGTTACAGCGATACGCGGCGCCAGCATCCGCTATTAGATAGAAATTCATCCTTGGAAATAGAGCACACCCGCTCGCTAGCAGATGAAGATCTATCCCTGGAAAACGCAATTGCTCAAGAGAGTACGCTACTGGAGTCTTTGCGTTCACGAGCTGATCTGGTGATCGACACCTCTGAAATGTCAGTACACGAGCTAGCCAACATACTACGCGCTCGCCTGATCGGCAAACGTGAACGTGAACTTACCATCGTCTTTGAATCCTTTGGTTTTAAACACGGTTTGCCAATCGATGCAGATTATGTTTTCGATGTGCGCTTCTTACCCAATCCGCACTGGGATCCGAAACTACGCCCAATGACCGGTCTGGACAAACCCGTAGTCGCTTTTTTGGCACGTCATGTTGAGATACATAATTTTATTTATCAAACCCGTAGCTATCTGGAGACATGTTTGCCAATGCTAGAAGCCAATAACCGCAGTTATTTGACCATCGCTATTGGTTGCACCGGTGGTAAACATCGTTCAGTCTATATCACTGAACAATTGGCGGATTATTTCCGTTCCCGAGGAAAACATGTTCAATCGCGTCATCGCACTTTGGAAAAACGAAAATAA
- the npr gene encoding PTS phosphocarrier protein NPr, translating to MTVKQKVKIKNKLGMHARPAMKLFDRVQKFKSKVILRSMRNDKSCIEAEANSVIALLMLDSAKDGEIEIEVSGPDEIEALEAVIELFNSGFDED from the coding sequence ATGACGGTAAAACAAAAAGTCAAAATAAAAAACAAACTAGGGATGCACGCCAGACCTGCAATGAAATTATTCGACCGGGTGCAGAAGTTTAAGTCCAAAGTTATATTGCGGAGTATGCGTAATGATAAATCCTGTATCGAGGCAGAAGCCAATAGTGTGATAGCACTATTAATGTTAGATTCAGCCAAAGACGGTGAAATTGAGATTGAGGTCAGTGGCCCAGATGAAATTGAAGCATTAGAAGCGGTTATTGAACTATTTAATTCTGGCTTTGATGAAGATTAG